The following proteins are co-located in the Manihot esculenta cultivar AM560-2 chromosome 9, M.esculenta_v8, whole genome shotgun sequence genome:
- the LOC110622427 gene encoding protein LEAD-SENSITIVE 1: MAGYLFLYYKYQGRFCQFSWSYPSLQFWGLGVTYTLRELREMVNPDQLQVGDHIYTWRAVGYSHHGIYVGEMNQVKYVIHFVTTGSVFSSISSVSRPKHQACQVCGYAENVNRGVVKTCLDCFLSGDKLEVRQYNGKTKPCDEVVEMAYKLLEKGFGQYDLVVNNCEHFATFCKIGDPSSAQVGVFVGIGNLAPGTPFQLFSAYHLIRKWTFRR, translated from the exons ATGGCAGGTTACctgtttttatattataaatatcagGGGAGGTTCTGTCAGTTTTCCTGGTCATATCCATCTTTACAGTTTTGGGGTTTGGGTGTGACATATACTCTGAGGGAGTTGAGAGAAATGGTTAATCCTGACCAACTTCAAGTGGGTGATCACATTTATACTTGGAGGGCTGTTGGATACTCCCACCATG GAATATATGTGGGCGAGATGAATCAAGTCAAGTACGTGATTCACTTCGTCACCACGGGCTCGGTATTTAGCTCAATCTCCTCAGTCAGTAGACCTAAACACCAGGCTTGCCAAGTATGTGGATATGCAGAAAATGTGAATCGTGGAGTGGTGAAAACTTGCCTTGATTGTTTCCTATCAGGAGACAAATTGGAAGTTAGGCAGTATAATGGAAAAACGAAACCATGTGATGAAGTTGTGGAGATGGCCTATAAGCTATTGGAAAAGGGGTTCGGCCAATATGATTTAGTTGTAAACAACTGTGAGCATTTCGCAACCTTTTGTAAGATAGGAGACCCCAGTAGCGCACAAGTCGGCGTTTTCGTAGGGATCGGTAATTTAGCTCCCGGTACTCCATTCCAGTTGTTTAGTGCTTACCATTTGATTCGGAAGTGGACATTCCGCAGATAG
- the LOC122721281 gene encoding protein LEAD-SENSITIVE 1-like — protein MKDRNQSELIYFLKEPNPDQLQVGDHIFTRRAVGYSHHGIYVGEVNKVKYVIHFTCTGSAISSTSIVSRPNHQACQVCGYAQYVNRGVVKTCLDCFLSEDKLYVKQYDGNLIPCNETVEIAYDLLENGFGQYDLAVNNCEHFATFCKKGDPRSTQVDTVVMVGNLLPNILPLQMFKTYHLIRKWTFRR, from the exons atgaaagatAGGAATCAATCAGAATTGATCTATTTTCTTAAAGA gcCTAATCCTGACCAACTTCAAGTGGGTGATCACATCTTTACTCGTAGGGCTGTTGGATACTCCCACCATG GAATATATGTGGGCGAGGTGAATAAAGTCAAGTACGTGATTCACTTCACCTGCACGGGATCAGCAATTAGCTCAACCTCCATAGTTAGTAGACCTAACCACCAGGCTTGCCAAGTATGCGGATACGCACAATATGTGAATCGTGGAGTGGTAAAAACTTGCCTTGATTGTTTCCTGTCTGAGGACAAATTGTACGTGAAGCAGTATGATGGAAATTTGATACCCTGCAATGAAACTGTGGAGATAGCCTACGATCTATTGGAAAATGGGTTCGGCCAATATGATTTAGCTGTGAACAACTGCGAGCATTTCGCCACCTTTTGTAAGAAAGGAGACCCTCGTAGCACACAAGTCGACACTGTTGTCATGGTTGGTAATTTACTTCCTAATATTCTTCCGTTGCAGATGTTTAAAACTTACCATTTGATTCGAAAATGGACATTCCGCAGATAG